The sequence ACCATCGTTCACCTGATGATCATTAGCAACTGTAACTTGTTCAGTCACCTGCTCAGTGCTAGTGCTGTCATGTGAAGACGCATCTACGTCAGCAGAAACGGTCATAGGTTATGCTTAGATCCAAATATAACAACATTAAGTCACATAGCTTCCATTGTACCTGCCTAGCTGGAGACAGACAGATGACCCATGCAGATTTACCTTGACTACAGCGCCACCACCCCACCTCACTCAGAAGTTATTGCCCTCATGAGCCAGATTATGGCTGAGCAATGGGGTAACCCATCCAGCACTCATACCTGGGGAGAACGATCAGCTACCGTGGTTGAAAAGGCCAGAATGCAGGTCTCTAGCTTGTTAAATGTGCAATCAGACTCCATTGTGTTCACATCAGGGGGTACAGAAGCTAATAACCTTGCTGTGTTAGGGGTCGCCAGTCTATATGATCGGCCTCAACATATCATCACCTCTAGTGTGGAACATTCAGCCATTAGCAAGCCTATTGATCACTTAGAGCGTCAGGGCTGGCAAATCACCCGACTACCTGTGAACAGACTGGGACAAGTTGACCCTAGGGACTTTGAAAAGGCATTACGCCCTAATACTGTCCTAATCACAGTTATTTATGGACAAAGTGAAGTTGGTACGATCCAACCAATTTCAGAACTGGTATCGATTGTCCAACATTGGCGTACTCAGCACCACAGTGATGTGATCTTCCACACTGATGCTGTACAGGTTGCCGGACGCTTACCCCTCGACCTGCAGCACTTACCAGTAGACCTGCT comes from Cyanobacteriota bacterium and encodes:
- a CDS encoding cysteine desulfurase, coding for MQIYLDYSATTPPHSEVIALMSQIMAEQWGNPSSTHTWGERSATVVEKARMQVSSLLNVQSDSIVFTSGGTEANNLAVLGVASLYDRPQHIITSSVEHSAISKPIDHLERQGWQITRLPVNRLGQVDPRDFEKALRPNTVLITVIYGQSEVGTIQPISELVSIVQHWRTQHHSDVIFHTDAVQVAGRLPLDLQHLPVDLLSLSSHKFYGPQGCGALYVRPGLSLVPLLHGGGQEFQLRSGTQAVPAIAGFGLAAELAAQNLSTEASRLQNLRDQLFANFASHPTLMPTGDRIHRLPHHVSFCLRPHTDLLETGITGKTIAHQMSLAGIGISSGSACDSGKTIPSPTLLAMGFSEYQAKTGIRLTLGRDTTADDI